One genomic window of Prochlorococcus sp. MIT 0801 includes the following:
- a CDS encoding metal ABC transporter ATP-binding protein, producing MNPIFKSNEKDFMRIEADQVCVDYNGTVALYDASLNLKAGSICGLVGMNGAGKSTFFKALMGFVRPSRGKIKINGINVNQAQKEQSVAYVPQNEGIDYSFPVSVWDVVMMGRYGAMNIFRIPRESDRRAVVHALERVDLFDLRERPIGSLSGGQRKRAFLARAIAQRASVLLLDEPFSGVDVPTEKLMAELFLQFRQEGHTILISTHDLNHVRDFCDFVVLINKTVLAYGKTSEVFTSENLNKTFGGIPPNPLSGPTSSKDFINE from the coding sequence ATGAACCCAATTTTTAAAAGTAACGAGAAAGATTTTATGCGTATTGAGGCAGACCAAGTTTGTGTGGACTACAACGGAACAGTTGCTCTTTATGATGCAAGTTTAAATTTAAAAGCTGGATCTATCTGTGGCCTTGTGGGCATGAATGGTGCCGGAAAATCAACTTTTTTCAAAGCTCTCATGGGCTTTGTTAGACCTTCAAGGGGTAAAATAAAGATCAATGGTATAAACGTTAATCAAGCGCAGAAGGAGCAATCCGTTGCATATGTTCCACAAAATGAAGGAATAGATTATTCATTTCCAGTGAGTGTTTGGGATGTCGTAATGATGGGGCGATATGGTGCTATGAACATTTTTCGAATACCAAGAGAGTCAGATAGACGAGCAGTTGTTCATGCCCTTGAGAGAGTTGATCTTTTTGATCTCAGAGAAAGACCAATAGGATCTTTATCTGGAGGGCAACGCAAAAGAGCTTTTCTTGCAAGAGCAATTGCCCAACGGGCATCAGTACTCTTATTAGACGAACCTTTTTCTGGAGTTGATGTACCCACTGAAAAGCTTATGGCTGAGCTATTTCTTCAGTTTCGACAAGAAGGACATACTATTTTGATATCCACTCATGATTTGAATCATGTGCGAGATTTCTGTGATTTTGTTGTCCTTATCAATAAGACAGTTCTTGCGTATGGCAAAACCTCGGAGGTCTTTACTTCTGAAAATCTAAATAAAACATTTGGAGGAATTCCTCCAAACCCTTTATCAGGTCCAACGTCAAGTAAAGATTTTATAAATGAGTGA
- a CDS encoding metal ABC transporter permease yields the protein MSEFLISITPIDWLLDPLTHDFMRRALMVSALVGGVCGLLSCYMTLKGWALMGDAVSHAVMPGVVVAYALGLPFSLGAFVFGVGSVALIGFVKQKSRIKEDTVIGLVFTGFFALGLVLVSKIKSNIDLMQILFGSPLGISRSDVNQTLIISFIVISILLIFRKDLMLYCFDAKHARSIGINTGILHYLLLTLLSLSAVVGLQTVGIILVVAMLITPGATAYLLTDRFDRMTILAVISSSFSSILGVYISYWSDIETGGSIVLVQTLIFLIAFLFAPRYGIFKKQTLINND from the coding sequence ATGAGTGAATTTCTAATTTCCATTACGCCAATTGATTGGCTATTGGATCCATTAACTCATGACTTCATGAGAAGAGCTTTAATGGTTAGCGCCTTAGTAGGAGGTGTTTGCGGACTTTTATCTTGTTATATGACATTAAAAGGTTGGGCATTAATGGGTGACGCGGTTTCTCATGCGGTTATGCCAGGAGTAGTAGTTGCTTATGCCTTAGGGCTCCCTTTTTCCTTAGGCGCTTTTGTTTTTGGCGTTGGTTCAGTTGCTTTGATTGGATTTGTTAAACAGAAATCTAGAATCAAAGAAGATACAGTAATAGGACTTGTTTTTACTGGCTTTTTTGCTTTAGGCCTTGTATTGGTCTCAAAAATTAAAAGTAATATTGATCTAATGCAAATACTTTTTGGAAGCCCTCTTGGTATTTCTCGTTCAGATGTTAACCAGACTTTAATAATTTCGTTTATTGTTATATCTATTTTGCTTATATTTAGAAAAGATTTAATGCTTTATTGCTTTGATGCTAAACATGCTAGATCTATAGGAATAAATACAGGTATTCTTCATTATTTATTATTAACTTTATTGTCATTATCCGCAGTTGTAGGACTGCAAACCGTAGGTATTATACTTGTAGTAGCAATGTTGATAACTCCTGGTGCGACAGCATACTTGCTTACAGATCGTTTTGATAGGATGACAATATTAGCAGTGATTAGCAGCTCTTTCTCAAGTATTTTAGGTGTTTATATAAGTTATTGGTCAGATATAGAAACAGGAGGATCTATTGTTTTAGTACAAACATTAATCTTTTTAATAGCTTTCTTATTCGC